A genomic region of Gaiella occulta contains the following coding sequences:
- a CDS encoding potassium channel family protein, giving the protein MFDSKSWSHLANRRSFGLVELADVNQRAQRVERLFALPMLVAALLVIPVIAIEQSDASERWQAAAGLVNWLIWIAFAVEAVVMLAVVDSRWHWLRTHPLEVAIVLLTPPFLPSSVQALRAFRLLRLLRLLRVAKLARHVFSLDGLRYAAFLVVLTALGSGAAYSAFEDKESTWDGVWWAVTTMTTVGYGDEFPATVPGRLLGMTVMIVGIGFIAVLTGAIAERFLATQIEKSQEDVVEEVEETGAELHEELRAIRERLQALEKRLEAQRGATT; this is encoded by the coding sequence ATGTTCGACAGCAAGTCCTGGTCGCATCTCGCTAACAGGCGATCGTTCGGGCTTGTCGAACTAGCGGACGTGAACCAGCGCGCGCAACGTGTCGAGCGTCTCTTCGCCCTTCCGATGCTGGTCGCGGCGCTCCTCGTAATCCCGGTGATCGCGATCGAGCAGTCGGACGCAAGCGAGCGCTGGCAGGCCGCGGCCGGTCTCGTCAACTGGCTGATCTGGATCGCCTTCGCCGTCGAAGCGGTCGTGATGCTCGCGGTCGTTGACAGTCGCTGGCACTGGCTGCGCACGCATCCCCTGGAGGTTGCGATCGTTCTGCTGACACCGCCGTTCCTGCCTTCGAGCGTGCAGGCGCTCCGAGCTTTCAGACTGCTGCGGCTACTGCGTCTGCTCCGTGTCGCCAAGCTCGCGCGCCACGTCTTCTCGCTCGACGGACTTCGCTACGCCGCGTTCCTGGTCGTCCTCACCGCTCTCGGCTCTGGTGCTGCCTACTCCGCATTTGAGGACAAGGAGTCAACCTGGGATGGTGTTTGGTGGGCTGTGACGACGATGACGACCGTCGGCTACGGCGACGAGTTCCCCGCGACGGTGCCGGGGCGGCTTCTCGGGATGACAGTGATGATCGTCGGCATCGGCTTCATCGCCGTCCTCACCGGCGCAATCGCCGAACGATTCCTCGCCACCCAGATCGAGAAGAGCCAAGAGGATGTCGTGGAAGAGGTCGAGGAGACTGGCGCTGAGCTACACGAAGAGCTACGGG